Proteins from one Chroococcidiopsis sp. CCMEE 29 genomic window:
- a CDS encoding GAF domain-containing protein → MISSAQPNKPESNSNSNSDDDQLSSELISTDQIELSFNNLQNFDRDIETSVGTEQEQTTPPQVTRSWWQGFSLRTKAVALAIALGTLPVLTIGATAYYFADHQLAKQIKQDKQSRVQALSEEIQYFMFERYGDIQVMANLPILRNSKVQAVTTLQEREVMLNRIAQIYKAYDSIAVFDLNGNVIAQSQGKRLGNHKDRKYFQQALRTGEPVISPPEISTGDLVIHFAAPVKDAVTDETIGVVRSRMPVKAIDNLIKRYGNGADEFLVVGPDNKFFVAEKPNNLSQDAKALFAKFPQLQAANKPATILDIDRLDKNKHLLAYAPLEAMEGLPELNWSTIITEATAEAFAPQRSLLLTFAIGTAVTALLVSAIAASIANRATRPLLAATKAVEKLGQGELDTRIAVTGEDEIAMLGSNINLMADQLQNREQALLQNQESQAEQARFFTNISFFRTRGSQDVDSVFNKALRGARKILNADRVVIYRFNADWSGYIAAEAVAPDWPQALANKIEDPCIGQPLIQAYIKGRVVPVNNVFEAGLHPEHLKLMERLQIKASLVTPILKDGQLFGLLIAHHCTAPHAWQQTEINFLRQLGSQLGFILDRVTLLEQQQTEAKRAQAIKDITVQLAQSSQADSIFDTAVQETRCALQSDRVVVYRFNEQWQGTVIAESVASGWPKAVRAKIDDPCFAEQYVELYRQGRVQATDNIYKAGFSECHIKQLEPFAVKANLVAPILQDGQLFGLLIAHQCSAARAWQQGEVDLFAQLATQVGFALERAQLLEQQKTAKEQLQKRALELLMEVDPVSRGDLTIRASVTEDEIGTVADSYNATINSLRKIVTQVQAAAKQVATTTSSSEGSVKELSTEALRQAEEINAALDRIEEMSSSIRAVAQSAEQAEAAVQQATQTVEAGDAAMNRTVEGIMTIRETVAETSKKVKRLGESSQKISKVVNLIGRFAAQTNLLALKASIEAARAGEEGRGFAVLADEVRALARQSAEATAEIESLVKDIQTETKEVVAAMEAGTEQVVTGTRLVDETRSSLNQITAVSAQIGELVAAIASAAVAQSQASEAVTITMSDVAAIASKTSNEASVVSASFKDLLALAQELQASADQFKVT, encoded by the coding sequence ATGATTTCTTCTGCTCAACCTAACAAACCCGAAAGTAATTCTAACAGTAATTCTGATGACGATCAGTTATCTTCCGAGCTAATTTCTACTGACCAGATAGAGCTGAGTTTTAACAACTTACAAAACTTTGATCGAGACATAGAAACCTCGGTTGGCACTGAACAGGAACAAACCACTCCACCACAGGTTACTCGTTCTTGGTGGCAAGGATTCAGTTTGAGAACCAAAGCTGTTGCTTTGGCGATCGCCCTGGGCACGCTGCCAGTATTGACAATTGGCGCAACCGCTTATTATTTTGCCGACCACCAGCTTGCTAAGCAAATTAAACAAGATAAGCAAAGCCGTGTCCAGGCTCTAAGCGAGGAGATCCAGTATTTCATGTTTGAGCGGTATGGAGATATTCAGGTAATGGCTAATCTCCCTATTCTCCGTAACTCTAAAGTGCAGGCAGTAACAACTCTCCAAGAAAGAGAAGTGATGCTAAACCGTATTGCACAGATTTACAAGGCCTATGACAGCATTGCAGTGTTCGATCTAAATGGTAATGTAATTGCCCAGTCGCAAGGGAAGCGCCTTGGCAATCACAAGGATCGGAAGTATTTTCAGCAAGCCCTTAGAACTGGTGAGCCTGTTATTAGCCCTCCAGAAATATCTACTGGAGATCTTGTCATTCACTTCGCTGCGCCTGTTAAAGATGCTGTCACGGATGAAACAATCGGCGTGGTCCGATCGCGCATGCCAGTGAAAGCAATAGACAATTTGATCAAACGCTACGGAAACGGCGCAGACGAATTCCTGGTAGTTGGTCCTGACAATAAATTTTTTGTAGCAGAAAAACCGAATAATTTAAGTCAGGATGCTAAGGCACTATTTGCCAAGTTTCCTCAATTGCAAGCGGCAAACAAGCCTGCAACCATACTAGATATTGATCGGCTTGATAAGAATAAACACTTACTTGCTTACGCTCCCTTGGAAGCCATGGAGGGGCTGCCAGAGTTGAACTGGAGCACTATCATTACTGAGGCAACAGCAGAGGCATTTGCACCGCAGAGAAGTTTGCTGCTGACCTTTGCCATTGGAACTGCGGTGACAGCATTGTTGGTAAGTGCGATCGCTGCCTCTATTGCTAACCGAGCCACACGTCCACTTCTAGCTGCTACCAAGGCAGTAGAAAAATTAGGTCAAGGAGAACTTGATACCCGCATTGCTGTGACAGGGGAAGACGAAATCGCCATGCTGGGGTCTAACATCAATCTAATGGCAGACCAGCTTCAGAACCGGGAACAAGCCCTCCTCCAGAACCAAGAATCCCAAGCTGAACAAGCACGCTTTTTTACAAACATTTCCTTCTTTCGCACCCGTGGCTCTCAAGACGTAGATTCTGTCTTCAACAAGGCACTTAGAGGAGCCCGAAAAATCCTAAATGCAGATCGCGTGGTCATCTATCGCTTCAACGCAGACTGGAGTGGGTACATCGCAGCCGAAGCGGTTGCTCCAGATTGGCCGCAAGCCCTAGCGAACAAAATAGAAGACCCTTGTATTGGACAACCTCTGATCCAAGCATACATAAAAGGTCGTGTAGTTCCGGTCAATAACGTGTTTGAGGCAGGTCTTCACCCTGAACACCTGAAGTTAATGGAAAGACTGCAAATTAAGGCTAGTCTGGTGACGCCAATTCTAAAAGATGGTCAACTCTTCGGCTTGCTGATTGCTCATCACTGTACCGCTCCTCATGCTTGGCAGCAAACTGAAATCAATTTTCTCAGGCAGTTGGGATCTCAACTGGGATTTATTTTAGACCGCGTAACTTTACTAGAACAGCAGCAAACTGAAGCCAAGCGCGCGCAGGCAATCAAAGACATTACTGTCCAATTGGCTCAATCTTCACAAGCCGACAGTATCTTTGACACGGCAGTGCAAGAAACTCGCTGTGCCTTGCAATCAGACCGCGTCGTTGTCTATCGCTTCAACGAGCAATGGCAAGGCACAGTCATCGCTGAATCCGTCGCTAGTGGTTGGCCTAAAGCTGTGAGAGCAAAAATTGACGACCCTTGCTTTGCCGAGCAGTATGTAGAACTCTATCGTCAAGGTCGCGTCCAAGCCACAGACAACATTTACAAAGCTGGCTTCAGCGAATGCCATATCAAACAGCTCGAACCGTTTGCTGTCAAAGCTAACTTGGTCGCCCCAATTCTTCAAGATGGACAACTCTTCGGTTTATTGATTGCCCATCAATGTTCTGCAGCACGTGCTTGGCAGCAGGGAGAAGTTGATTTGTTTGCTCAGTTAGCCACGCAAGTAGGATTTGCCCTTGAGCGCGCCCAACTGCTGGAACAGCAAAAGACTGCTAAAGAACAACTCCAGAAACGAGCGCTAGAACTTCTAATGGAAGTTGACCCGGTAAGTAGAGGCGACCTGACTATCCGTGCCAGTGTAACCGAAGACGAAATCGGCACAGTGGCTGACTCTTACAACGCGACGATTAACAGCTTGCGCAAAATTGTTACCCAAGTACAAGCGGCGGCCAAACAAGTGGCGACCACGACTAGCAGTAGTGAAGGTTCAGTCAAAGAGCTATCGACAGAAGCCTTGCGACAAGCTGAAGAAATCAATGCGGCGTTGGATCGAATTGAGGAAATGTCCAGCTCAATTCGCGCCGTGGCTCAAAGTGCTGAGCAAGCGGAAGCAGCGGTACAGCAGGCAACGCAGACAGTAGAAGCGGGTGATGCTGCTATGAACCGAACTGTAGAAGGAATTATGACCATTCGGGAGACGGTGGCAGAAACCTCTAAGAAAGTGAAGCGGTTGGGTGAATCTTCGCAAAAGATTTCCAAAGTGGTGAACCTGATCGGCAGATTTGCAGCTCAAACCAACTTACTAGCACTCAAGGCTTCGATTGAAGCTGCGCGCGCTGGGGAAGAAGGACGAGGATTTGCAGTCTTGGCTGACGAAGTGCGAGCACTAGCCCGTCAATCGGCAGAAGCGACAGCAGAAATCGAAAGTTTGGTGAAAGATATTCAGACTGAAACTAAGGAAGTGGTGGCAGCAATGGAAGCTGGTACTGAGCAAGTTGTTACCGGTACTCGTCTGGTGGATGAAACCCGCTCTAGTTTGAACCAAATTACAGCAGTGAGTGCGCAGATTGGCGAATTAGTTGCGGCGATCGCATCTGCCGCAGTGGCACAATCTCAAGCCTCTGAAGCTGTAACTATAACTATGAGTGATGTGGCGGCGATCGCTAGCAAAACCTCAAATGAAGCCAGTGTAGTTTCCGCCTCATTTAAGGATTTGCTAGCTCTAGCTCAAGAGCTACAAGCTAGTGCTGATCAATTCAAGGTCACTTAG
- a CDS encoding aspartate aminotransferase family protein — translation MSIETLVQDPSIPAESAPVLSSPYDSDEFNNSVMTTYARFPLALERGNGCRVWDTEGREYLDFVAGIATCTLGHAHPALVETVTRQIQTLHHVSNLYYIPVQAQLAKWLIEHSCAERVFFCNSGAEANEGAIKLARKYAHTVKGIDQPLILTAKASFHGRTLATITATGQPKYQKDFSPLVPGFHYVPYNDIEAIETAVSELDEGDRAVAAILLEPLQGEGGVRPGDIAYFQKIRKICDETGILLILDEVQVGVGRSGKFWGYENLGIEPDIFTSAKGLGGGIPIGAVMCKKFCDVFQPGDHASTFGGNPFACAAALCVCETIERDNILQNVQERGEQLRTGLSAIAAKYPNAVAEVRGWGLINGMELNPDSQTTSSDIVKAAIAEGLLLVPAGPKVIRFVPPLVVTEAEVDQALQAVERAMAKVMS, via the coding sequence GTGAGCATAGAAACTCTCGTTCAAGATCCCTCTATACCAGCAGAGTCAGCTCCCGTCCTGTCTAGCCCCTACGATTCAGATGAGTTTAATAACTCTGTAATGACCACCTATGCCCGCTTTCCCTTAGCCTTGGAGCGGGGTAATGGCTGCCGGGTGTGGGACACTGAGGGGCGCGAATATTTGGATTTTGTGGCTGGAATTGCCACTTGCACCTTAGGACATGCCCACCCAGCCCTAGTGGAAACGGTGACGCGCCAAATTCAAACCTTACATCACGTTTCTAATCTTTACTACATCCCTGTGCAAGCTCAGCTGGCTAAGTGGCTGATAGAACATTCCTGTGCTGAACGGGTGTTTTTCTGTAATTCTGGAGCAGAGGCGAACGAAGGTGCAATTAAACTAGCGCGCAAGTACGCTCACACAGTTAAAGGCATTGATCAGCCGCTAATTTTGACTGCTAAAGCTAGTTTCCACGGACGGACGTTAGCAACGATTACGGCAACGGGTCAACCAAAGTACCAAAAAGACTTTAGTCCCCTGGTGCCTGGTTTTCATTACGTGCCTTACAACGATATTGAGGCAATAGAGACGGCAGTCTCTGAACTAGATGAAGGCGATCGCGCGGTGGCGGCAATTCTCCTAGAACCTTTGCAGGGAGAAGGTGGCGTTCGTCCTGGGGATATTGCCTACTTCCAAAAAATCCGCAAAATTTGTGATGAAACTGGTATCTTGTTGATTTTAGATGAAGTGCAAGTCGGCGTGGGTCGCAGCGGCAAATTCTGGGGTTACGAAAACTTGGGCATTGAGCCAGATATTTTCACCAGTGCCAAGGGTTTAGGCGGTGGTATTCCGATTGGTGCTGTAATGTGCAAAAAGTTTTGCGATGTCTTCCAGCCAGGAGATCATGCTAGCACGTTTGGTGGAAATCCTTTTGCCTGTGCCGCTGCGTTGTGTGTCTGTGAAACCATAGAACGGGACAACATTCTGCAAAATGTACAGGAACGAGGTGAGCAGCTGCGGACCGGATTGAGCGCGATCGCTGCCAAGTACCCCAACGCTGTTGCCGAAGTGCGCGGCTGGGGTCTAATCAACGGCATGGAACTAAATCCAGACAGCCAGACTACTTCTAGTGATATTGTCAAAGCTGCGATCGCTGAAGGTTTATTACTCGTGCCAGCTGGACCGAAGGTAATCCGGTTTGTCCCACCCCTGGTTGTCACAGAGGCGGAAGTAGATCAGGCTTTGCAAGCAGTTGAACGGGCAATGGCAAAGGTGATGTCCTAG
- a CDS encoding chemotaxis protein CheW encodes MKNTLIKSKSRGSRQSNAHAAVATVKVIVFEIGSINMALHITNIYKVLDRTSIYGRGLNGVGIAHVGDHEVTVVDLHRRLFQSCILDDASKNGYLMIVKNSQGELYGIPVAAVPTLMEVPISNIRVLPESYRHADTFGFATHVAVISELEPPMTIFLLDIEHLLSVQ; translated from the coding sequence ATGAAAAATACCCTAATCAAATCAAAATCTCGTGGTTCTAGGCAATCTAACGCTCATGCAGCTGTGGCGACCGTTAAAGTGATTGTGTTTGAGATCGGCAGCATCAATATGGCTTTGCATATTACAAACATCTACAAAGTCTTGGATCGGACTTCAATCTATGGTAGAGGGCTGAATGGTGTAGGAATTGCCCATGTGGGCGATCATGAGGTGACTGTTGTAGATCTGCATCGACGGTTATTCCAATCGTGTATCCTTGACGATGCATCTAAAAATGGTTACTTGATGATTGTTAAAAACAGCCAAGGTGAACTTTATGGCATTCCAGTTGCCGCAGTCCCTACTTTGATGGAGGTACCGATATCCAACATTCGTGTTTTGCCAGAATCTTACCGTCATGCTGATACATTTGGTTTCGCTACTCACGTCGCTGTTATTTCTGAGCTAGAGCCGCCGATGACAATATTTCTGCTAGATATTGAGCACCTGCTGTCAGTTCAATGA
- a CDS encoding hybrid sensor histidine kinase/response regulator: MAIDSDIRDQAYQFFIQEAPELLQQIEEDLLMLRTQRSTAKVHNMMRAAHSIKGGAASVGLEAIKTLAHSLEDIFKGLHNQDLNIDAEVESLLLEAYDCLRLPLMEQITTGQLNSDQAIAMAEPVFAKIEAQIGDFLRVAAELPSSIELGVDIALSIFEVDVAQGLERLNKVLVAPQGQEVVGELRAQAEVFTGIAELLNLPGFGAIAQTALAALEAHPEEALRITQLALADFEVGRQAVIAGDRTQGGTVCAALSELAGLSNAPVSELNGATSVEDIFGTLGEFEKLPTAAAAEPATIPSLDDVFGGFDLTLEPAESQSTKSTPTKTPEIVTANRQTNLSEIVHLVEQVFDNFPPLEGISTPTEKSVAIVPAAANLPAVSDKTAIVSKPTEIPTAPQESEVTAIPSAPTPHSVRVDLERLERMNNLVGELAINRNSLSLQNEQLQAFIQELLRRFAKFQEMGHQLRDLSDQMLVAPERYSQGRWGDREMEKWKAGENQASLVPRPWSLTPSLADFDSLEMDSYGELHSMLQATLEQMVQLEETVGDVALIAGQSSQTIDRQRQMLGHLRDDLVWARMLPLSEVLNRFPRMLRDLAQLYQKSVELKLNGTSVLVDKAALEKLSDPLVHLVRNAFDHGIEPPQVRRQNGKPEQGLIEIRAYHQGSQTMIEVRDDGRGINLERIRSKALEFGLLSAEQVATTDSSQLLELLFEPGFSTASQVSQLSGRGVGLDVVRAQVRSLKGTVTLISEPGHGTVFTLRIPLTLTIAKLLVCFVGSTAFALPSNSITEILIPQPDQVKQSSGKRFLQWQGQIIPAYHLSQLLNYTCPLPETEPSQVLATVPTPNDWAPPMLLLSQDDQIFAFEIDRLVTEQELVIKPLGEAIAPPSYIYGCTILGDGCLIPVIDAAGLLNSFMSEAKTATTSTIMPSLAVAELNENSFDGTMNALSAPRDIISTVLVVDDSITVRQTLALTLEKANYRVLQARDGREAIKQLQQNSTVQLVICDVEMPNMNGFEFLSQRRQDPVLSQIPVVMLTSRSSDKHRQLAMHLGAKAYFTKPYIEQEFLAALKTIRRQDAAVGVSALPLSH; the protein is encoded by the coding sequence ATGGCAATTGATTCTGATATTCGCGACCAGGCATACCAGTTTTTTATACAAGAAGCCCCAGAGCTACTACAACAGATTGAAGAAGATTTACTGATGCTGAGAACCCAGCGCAGTACTGCCAAAGTCCATAATATGATGCGAGCGGCTCACTCAATCAAGGGTGGAGCAGCCAGTGTAGGGCTAGAAGCAATTAAAACCCTAGCTCACAGCCTCGAAGATATCTTCAAAGGTCTCCATAATCAAGATCTTAATATTGATGCTGAAGTAGAAAGCTTATTGCTAGAAGCCTATGACTGTCTTCGCTTGCCCCTAATGGAGCAGATTACTACTGGTCAATTAAATTCAGACCAGGCAATAGCGATGGCAGAACCCGTGTTTGCCAAAATAGAAGCACAAATAGGAGATTTCCTTAGAGTAGCTGCGGAGCTACCTAGCTCGATTGAGTTAGGGGTGGATATTGCTTTGTCTATCTTTGAGGTGGATGTAGCTCAAGGACTGGAACGTCTTAACAAAGTTTTAGTTGCGCCTCAAGGTCAAGAAGTAGTAGGAGAATTGCGGGCTCAAGCCGAGGTATTTACTGGCATAGCAGAGCTATTAAACTTACCTGGATTTGGTGCGATCGCCCAAACTGCTTTGGCAGCTCTTGAGGCTCATCCAGAGGAAGCTTTGCGAATTACTCAACTTGCTTTAGCTGATTTTGAGGTAGGTAGGCAGGCGGTGATCGCTGGCGATCGCACTCAAGGAGGTACTGTCTGTGCTGCCTTATCAGAACTTGCAGGACTCTCTAATGCTCCAGTGTCAGAACTTAACGGAGCCACCTCAGTAGAGGATATATTTGGGACATTAGGAGAATTTGAGAAATTACCAACTGCTGCCGCTGCTGAACCTGCAACTATTCCCTCTCTGGATGATGTTTTTGGTGGCTTTGACTTGACCTTAGAACCTGCTGAATCTCAGTCAACCAAATCAACACCTACCAAGACTCCAGAAATAGTTACTGCTAATCGTCAGACCAATCTTTCAGAAATAGTTCACCTGGTTGAGCAGGTATTTGACAATTTCCCACCACTTGAGGGTATCTCTACTCCAACCGAAAAATCAGTCGCTATAGTTCCCGCTGCGGCTAATCTGCCTGCTGTGTCAGACAAGACTGCGATAGTCTCCAAGCCAACTGAAATTCCCACCGCGCCCCAGGAATCAGAAGTTACTGCAATCCCCAGTGCTCCTACTCCTCACTCTGTCCGAGTTGACTTAGAGCGGTTGGAACGGATGAATAATTTGGTGGGCGAACTTGCTATTAACCGCAATAGCCTTTCCTTACAAAACGAACAACTGCAAGCATTTATTCAGGAGTTGCTGCGCCGATTTGCTAAATTTCAGGAAATGGGTCATCAGTTGCGCGATCTTTCAGATCAGATGCTGGTGGCTCCAGAGCGTTACAGTCAGGGAAGATGGGGCGATAGGGAGATGGAGAAATGGAAAGCAGGAGAAAATCAAGCATCCCTGGTCCCTCGCCCCTGGTCCCTCACCCCTTCTCTAGCTGACTTTGACTCTCTGGAGATGGACAGCTACGGAGAACTACACTCCATGCTGCAAGCAACTCTCGAACAAATGGTGCAACTCGAAGAGACAGTTGGTGATGTTGCACTTATAGCAGGACAGTCAAGTCAGACGATAGACAGACAACGCCAAATGCTCGGTCACCTGCGGGATGATCTAGTATGGGCGCGAATGTTACCCCTGAGCGAAGTACTTAACCGCTTTCCTCGGATGTTGCGCGACCTAGCTCAGTTATATCAAAAGTCGGTTGAACTCAAACTAAATGGCACTAGCGTTTTAGTAGATAAAGCTGCGCTGGAAAAACTCAGCGATCCTTTAGTGCATTTAGTCCGTAATGCTTTCGATCATGGGATCGAACCGCCCCAGGTGCGCCGTCAGAATGGAAAACCGGAGCAAGGTCTGATTGAAATTCGGGCTTACCACCAGGGGAGCCAAACCATGATTGAAGTGCGAGATGATGGTCGAGGTATCAATTTAGAGCGCATTCGCAGCAAGGCACTCGAATTCGGCTTGTTGTCAGCTGAACAAGTAGCCACAACCGACTCATCTCAGCTTCTAGAATTGCTATTCGAGCCAGGATTTTCAACGGCAAGTCAAGTGAGTCAACTCTCCGGTCGTGGTGTTGGACTGGATGTAGTGCGTGCCCAAGTGCGATCACTTAAGGGTACCGTTACCCTCATTTCCGAACCAGGGCATGGCACTGTCTTTACCTTACGCATTCCATTGACGTTGACAATCGCTAAATTACTTGTTTGCTTTGTCGGGTCTACTGCTTTTGCCTTGCCTTCCAATAGTATTACAGAAATTTTGATTCCTCAACCCGACCAAGTTAAGCAGTCTAGCGGCAAGAGATTTTTGCAATGGCAAGGTCAAATTATCCCTGCCTATCACCTATCCCAATTACTGAATTACACCTGTCCTTTGCCGGAAACCGAACCTAGCCAAGTTTTGGCAACAGTTCCTACGCCTAATGATTGGGCTCCACCCATGTTGTTACTGAGTCAGGACGATCAAATTTTCGCCTTCGAAATTGATCGCTTAGTCACCGAGCAAGAACTCGTTATTAAGCCCTTGGGAGAAGCGATCGCTCCTCCCAGTTACATATATGGTTGTACCATTCTGGGTGATGGCTGTCTGATTCCGGTCATTGATGCTGCTGGGCTGCTTAACTCTTTTATGAGCGAAGCTAAGACGGCGACTACATCTACTATTATGCCCAGCTTAGCGGTTGCTGAGTTGAACGAAAATTCATTTGATGGCACCATGAATGCCCTATCTGCACCAAGAGACATTATCTCCACAGTTCTCGTTGTGGATGATTCAATCACGGTGCGGCAAACTTTAGCTCTCACTCTCGAAAAAGCAAATTACCGCGTCTTGCAGGCACGGGACGGTCGGGAGGCAATCAAACAGTTGCAACAAAATTCAACCGTCCAATTAGTGATTTGTGATGTGGAAATGCCGAACATGAATGGTTTTGAGTTTCTCAGTCAACGCCGTCAAGACCCGGTACTATCACAAATTCCAGTTGTCATGCTGACTTCCCGTAGCAGTGATAAACATCGTCAGTTAGCGATGCACTTGGGAGCTAAAGCCTACTTTACCAAGCCTTACATTGAGCAAGAATTTTTAGCAGCACTCAAAACTATCCGGAGGCAGGATGCAGCGGTAGGAGTGTCTGCCCTTCCCCTTTCACATTAG
- a CDS encoding M3 family metallopeptidase, protein MSVNLDITDNPLLIGKGLPPFEAIKPEHVEPAMTQLLAELDKELATLEANVQPTWSGLVEPLDRLVERLRWSWGIVGHLMGVKNSPELRTAYETVQPQVVQFLNKLNQSQLLYEAFKALQANDPWDSLEQAQQRIVEAAIKDAELAGIGLSGEKRDRFNAIQLELAELSTKFSNNVLDATKAFSLTLTTKEEIDGLPPSLTSLAASSARAAGEENATAEDGPWQITLDFPSFGPFMQYSTRRDLREKLYKAYISRASSGELDNAPLLERILQLRQEKAQLLGFSNFAELSLASKMAPNVEAVEALLEELRRASFDAAVKDLEELKSFAAAKGAEESSDLKHWDISFWSERQREEKFAFSAEELRPYFPLPQVLNGLFSLVNRLFGVSITAADGQAPVWHEDVLYFQIADETGEAIAYFYLDPYSRPAEKRGGAWMDDCMGRAKITDNGITTTRKPVAYLVCNQTPPVDGKPSLMTFREVETLFHEFGHGLQHMLTKVDYQGAAGINNVEWDAVELPSQFMENWCYHRETLLGMAKHYETGEPLPEHYYQKLLAARNYMSGSAMLRQLHFSCVDLELHYRYQPGGDESVTDVRNRIAKNTTVLPPLPEDAFLCAFGHIFAGGYAAGYYSYKWAEVLSADAFSAFEEAGLDNEQALTITGKRFRETVLALGGSKHPMEVFKSFRGREPSTDPLLRHSGLAA, encoded by the coding sequence ATGAGTGTAAATCTAGATATAACTGATAACCCGTTGCTAATCGGCAAGGGATTGCCTCCATTCGAGGCGATCAAGCCTGAGCATGTTGAGCCAGCCATGACGCAGCTGCTAGCGGAACTAGACAAGGAGCTGGCTACATTAGAAGCGAATGTACAGCCTACTTGGAGCGGCTTAGTAGAACCGCTAGACCGCTTAGTAGAGCGTCTGCGCTGGAGTTGGGGCATAGTGGGTCATTTGATGGGTGTCAAGAATAGCCCGGAACTGCGAACAGCTTACGAGACTGTACAGCCTCAGGTCGTGCAGTTTTTGAATAAGCTGAACCAGAGCCAACTGCTCTATGAAGCTTTTAAGGCGCTGCAGGCAAATGATCCCTGGGATAGCTTAGAGCAAGCCCAACAACGAATTGTGGAAGCGGCTATCAAAGATGCTGAGCTTGCGGGTATAGGCTTATCAGGTGAAAAACGCGATCGCTTCAATGCCATCCAGTTAGAATTAGCGGAACTTTCCACTAAGTTTTCCAATAACGTCTTAGACGCTACTAAAGCTTTTAGTCTCACCCTGACAACCAAAGAGGAAATTGACGGTTTGCCCCCCAGCTTAACGAGTCTAGCTGCCTCCTCTGCTCGTGCTGCGGGAGAGGAGAACGCTACTGCTGAGGATGGTCCCTGGCAGATCACGCTAGACTTTCCCAGTTTTGGTCCCTTCATGCAGTACAGTACCCGTCGTGACTTGCGGGAGAAACTTTATAAGGCTTATATCAGCCGTGCTTCCAGTGGTGAGTTAGATAATGCCCCACTGCTTGAACGCATTTTGCAACTACGGCAGGAAAAAGCTCAGCTCCTAGGATTTAGTAATTTTGCGGAGTTAAGCCTAGCCAGTAAGATGGCTCCCAATGTTGAGGCAGTGGAAGCTCTACTCGAGGAACTGCGCCGCGCCAGTTTTGATGCTGCCGTTAAGGATTTGGAAGAGCTAAAATCTTTTGCTGCTGCCAAAGGAGCTGAAGAAAGCAGCGATTTGAAACACTGGGATATCAGCTTTTGGTCAGAGCGACAGCGGGAGGAAAAGTTTGCCTTCAGTGCGGAAGAACTACGCCCATACTTTCCCTTGCCACAGGTACTAAATGGGTTGTTTTCCCTGGTCAATCGGTTGTTTGGTGTTAGTATAACTGCTGCCGATGGTCAAGCTCCTGTATGGCATGAGGATGTGCTTTATTTCCAGATTGCTGACGAGACAGGGGAAGCGATCGCATACTTCTATTTAGATCCCTACAGTCGTCCAGCTGAGAAGCGCGGTGGTGCCTGGATGGATGACTGCATGGGTCGCGCCAAAATCACTGATAATGGCATAACTACCACACGAAAACCAGTAGCTTATTTGGTGTGCAACCAAACTCCTCCTGTAGATGGTAAGCCGAGCCTGATGACTTTCAGGGAAGTGGAGACTTTATTCCACGAGTTTGGACATGGTTTGCAACACATGCTGACCAAGGTAGATTACCAAGGAGCAGCAGGCATCAACAATGTGGAGTGGGATGCAGTGGAACTGCCCAGCCAGTTCATGGAAAATTGGTGCTATCACCGGGAGACTTTGCTGGGGATGGCAAAGCATTACGAAACAGGTGAGCCTTTGCCAGAGCATTATTACCAAAAGCTGTTAGCTGCCCGCAATTACATGAGTGGCAGTGCGATGCTGCGGCAACTACACTTTAGCTGCGTTGACTTAGAACTGCACTATCGCTACCAACCTGGTGGCGATGAAAGCGTTACTGATGTGCGTAATCGCATTGCTAAAAACACCACAGTTTTGCCACCCTTGCCAGAAGATGCCTTTTTGTGTGCCTTTGGTCACATCTTTGCTGGCGGCTATGCGGCAGGTTATTACAGCTACAAATGGGCTGAGGTACTTAGTGCTGATGCCTTTAGTGCTTTTGAAGAGGCTGGCTTGGATAACGAACAAGCGCTAACCATTACGGGTAAGCGCTTCCGCGAAACAGTGCTGGCATTGGGCGGTAGCAAGCACCCAATGGAGGTATTTAAGTCCTTCCGAGGTCGCGAACCGAGTACTGATCCTTTGCTCAGGCATAGTGGCTTGGCTGCTTAA